From the genome of Mucilaginibacter paludis DSM 18603:
GCGCCTGCAATTCCCTGAAACTGGAGTGTTACAGTGGTCCCTGAAGCTGGAACTTTTAATTTAATTCCATTATAACCGTAATTTTGTGGACAGTTGCTTTCTGCTATTTGGTACCAGCCATTTCCGGCGCTGTTTAAGGTTGCAAGATGTTGGTTTGCATAAGGTTTTGCGGCTTGCGCAATACGGGCCAAATCCCAGGTTATAAATTTTCGGTCAGCATCAAACATCTCGTCATTAAACTGCGATTGGCTTAATCCGGTTAATCTCTTATAGGTCATGACCGCATCCTCTCCCTGGGTCGCATTTCGCCATATTTTTCCTACAAAGTCCCTGCCACGTTTATTAGACCAGTACTCTAAAACATATGGAGAATGATATTGATTGTCCTCGTGCAAAAAGGAGAGGTGGGTTTGATGCATAAAACTTACCAGGTGATAGTTTTCGAAGGTCATCCATCCCAAATATACTTGGAACAACATGTACTGGGATGTCATTTCAAAAATAGTTTGACTATTGCTTCCTGCCGGCGTGGAGTTAAATCCCCAGGCACCATCCGCATGAACCATATATTGAAATGAATGGCCGAGTTCATGTGCCAAAGCTCCGTAAGGAGTAGTATTAATTCGTAAAGCAGGCGACCATAATACGCCAACTTTATTGTCAACGCCACCACCGTAAGCGCTACCATCGGTAGTGCTGTAAAATATATATGTCAACATTTTGTATTGGTCAGTCAGTGATTGTCCTTTTTGTACAAATTTCAGTGTATCTCGGTAACAGGTGTAAAATCTTTCTAATTCTGTTATCGATGTGTTTGGATTGAATCTTTGGGTAGCGTCCTGATTGACGGTAGGATCGTTTCCGTATTCTTTGGCCCAGAACATAGCTACATCACTTGATTCAGATTTTCGGAAATTGCTGAATTCACTGTTATTATTACTGTAATCGTTGTTTGCCGGCACAAGCCAAACATTAGCAGGATAATAAATAGTTTTTGCAGCATTTAATTCTTTTTTCGCCGTGTCTGATACTTTAAGCGATTCGACATCAGTAGCGGAGCGTTTGCATGCCACTATAACGGTGATCGATGCCATAGCAACGAGGGGTACAAAATACTTGGTGTATATCATATTGGTATTTAATTGGTTACTTTTGGGTAGGCCATGTCTAATTGCCTAATAAACAAATTTAAGAACCATATGCTGAGATGTTTTGGAGATATTAACAAATTATAACAATATATTAGCCACATCGATGTCAATACTGATACGATTTGGCTTATTGTATTATTCTCAACTCCTACCGTGCTTTTCGACATCTGAGTAAATCAATGTAGATTCAAATATTAGATAGCCTATTATTTCCAGCGACAAGATACCGCCCTGTCTTTCCAAAATAATCAAGAATGTTGGTAAATCAACCACGA
Proteins encoded in this window:
- a CDS encoding DUF6055 domain-containing protein — encoded protein: MIYTKYFVPLVAMASITVIVACKRSATDVESLKVSDTAKKELNAAKTIYYPANVWLVPANNDYSNNNSEFSNFRKSESSDVAMFWAKEYGNDPTVNQDATQRFNPNTSITELERFYTCYRDTLKFVQKGQSLTDQYKMLTYIFYSTTDGSAYGGGVDNKVGVLWSPALRINTTPYGALAHELGHSFQYMVHADGAWGFNSTPAGSNSQTIFEMTSQYMLFQVYLGWMTFENYHLVSFMHQTHLSFLHEDNQYHSPYVLEYWSNKRGRDFVGKIWRNATQGEDAVMTYKRLTGLSQSQFNDEMFDADRKFITWDLARIAQAAKPYANQHLATLNSAGNGWYQIAESNCPQNYGYNGIKLKVPASGTTVTLQFQGIAGATGYRAINIDKAGWRYGFVAYKKDGTRVYGSVNSSSTGTASFVVPANTTYLWLVVTGAPTQHWEHLNDGNASNDEEWPYQVKLTGTTLDDSVIK